Proteins from one Leptonema illini DSM 21528 genomic window:
- a CDS encoding ABC transporter permease, which yields MNTESSMNRGRQSLLRIRWILLKEFASFPGSGSPAISLTVVVFLAGLVSVVLGLSQGATYEQVTALMIRMFYILTLVASVFLTMNTFVAEKRQGTLDLLYTLPVTDFELVTGKILMNFSVVAGLLLLLDVIYIVGIAETPFYQAFAAFVGLLTVAYYAVALGVFASSVSESPFMALLIAVGVIIAVDIGGFYSGLFPSPAREIFSHFHAFNQFLPFARGVIPLKGTVLFLSGGVLFHFLAVKALEFRRFRGWN from the coding sequence ATGAATACGGAATCATCGATGAATCGCGGGCGACAGTCGCTTCTTCGCATCCGCTGGATTCTCTTAAAAGAGTTCGCTTCTTTTCCGGGCTCGGGATCGCCGGCTATCAGCCTGACCGTCGTCGTTTTTCTTGCCGGACTCGTCAGCGTCGTTCTCGGCCTCAGCCAGGGAGCGACCTACGAACAGGTGACAGCGCTGATGATTCGCATGTTCTACATTCTCACGTTAGTCGCCAGCGTTTTCTTAACGATGAACACGTTCGTCGCCGAGAAGCGTCAGGGCACGCTTGATCTGCTCTATACGCTTCCGGTCACAGATTTCGAGCTCGTAACGGGCAAGATACTGATGAACTTTTCTGTCGTCGCCGGATTGCTGCTTCTTCTCGACGTCATCTACATCGTCGGCATCGCCGAGACGCCTTTCTATCAGGCCTTTGCCGCCTTCGTTGGATTGCTCACTGTCGCCTACTATGCCGTCGCTCTTGGCGTTTTTGCCTCCTCGGTCAGCGAGAGTCCGTTTATGGCTCTTCTTATCGCTGTCGGCGTGATCATCGCCGTCGACATCGGCGGTTTTTATTCGGGGCTATTTCCCTCGCCGGCCCGTGAGATCTTCTCGCACTTTCACGCCTTCAATCAATTTCTGCCTTTTGCAAGAGGCGTAATCCCGCTTAAAGGGACGGTGCTCTTCCTGTCGGGCGGCGTCCTCTTTCATTTCCTGGCCGTGAAGGCGCTTGAGTTCCGACGCTTTCGCGGATGGAATTGA
- a CDS encoding ABC transporter ATP-binding protein: protein MSAKQPVVQVEGLSRSYGDFQALRRVSFEINRGEVVGLLGRNGAGKTTCLKVLTGLLLPTEGRVFLEGNDIVADPMAARSRIGYLPENPAVYAELTVLQYLRFIARLRGVSEAEFDALFEKVTSKTGLEKARHSLIKHLSLGYRKRVGIAQTLMGHPPLLIFDEPVSGLDPHQIVEMRKLVRELAQDHTILLSSHILTEVSRTCDRVIILHRGEKVAEFQGDELNNLEERFLSLTGGEMEVGR, encoded by the coding sequence ATGTCGGCAAAGCAACCCGTGGTCCAGGTCGAAGGACTGAGCCGATCCTACGGCGATTTTCAGGCCCTTCGCCGGGTATCGTTTGAAATCAACAGAGGAGAGGTGGTCGGATTGCTCGGTCGCAACGGCGCCGGCAAAACGACATGCCTCAAGGTGCTCACCGGCCTTCTGCTTCCCACAGAGGGCAGGGTCTTTCTTGAAGGGAACGACATCGTCGCCGATCCCATGGCCGCTCGTTCTCGCATCGGTTATCTGCCCGAAAATCCCGCCGTCTACGCTGAGCTCACCGTACTCCAGTACCTGCGCTTCATCGCACGCCTGCGCGGCGTTTCCGAGGCGGAGTTTGATGCACTCTTTGAAAAGGTGACGTCAAAGACCGGGCTTGAAAAGGCCCGGCATTCTTTAATCAAACACCTCTCGCTCGGCTATCGCAAGCGAGTCGGTATCGCACAGACGCTTATGGGGCATCCGCCGCTTCTCATATTCGACGAGCCCGTTTCGGGCCTGGACCCGCATCAGATCGTCGAGATGCGCAAGCTTGTGCGCGAGCTGGCGCAGGATCATACGATCCTTCTTTCAAGCCACATCTTAACCGAGGTCTCGCGCACCTGCGACCGCGTCATCATTTTGCATCGCGGCGAGAAGGTCGCCGAGTTTCAGGGCGACGAGCTGAATAACCTTGAAGAGCGCTTCCTGTCGCTTACAGGCGGAGAGATGGAGGTAGGACGATGA